A region of Solanum dulcamara chromosome 7, daSolDulc1.2, whole genome shotgun sequence DNA encodes the following proteins:
- the LOC129896313 gene encoding mini zinc finger protein 1-like — MMKKRQVVVRRNTGGSSTRTRNIRYVECQRNHAANIGGYAVDGCREFMASGEDGTTAALTCAACGCHRNFHRREVDVGEVVSESY; from the coding sequence ATGATGAAAAAGAGGCAAGTGGTGGTGAGAAGGAACACCGGTGGATCATCGACGAGGACAAGGAACATACGATACGTTGAATGTCAGAGAAACCATGCGGCAAATATCGGAGGCTACGCCGTCGACGGCTGCCGTGAATTCATGGCAAGTGGAGAAGATGGGACCACCGCCGCCCTTACTTGTGCAGCTTGTGGATGCCACCGGAATTTTCACCGGAGAGAAGTTGATGTCGGCGAAGTTGTTTCTGAGTCTTATTAG